A genomic segment from Oncorhynchus clarkii lewisi isolate Uvic-CL-2024 chromosome 12, UVic_Ocla_1.0, whole genome shotgun sequence encodes:
- the LOC139420978 gene encoding NFATC2-interacting protein isoform X2: MFMLSSNQASRPQPAVFGPIKLDMLSEMNSDSDSDLESTAPVKPQPKRRRIIDPSSITTVPIYSNKVNSSLQLNPTLFACDVNAGDNAEEVSLWAKSPPSKKKKPIIITLNDSEDESEPEDKDPVDIRSPSPPPPPGSPFVKVSNRANRKILEINRKLKAVGSLLSPEAKERSGRRGCHSPPLTEYDDDDIILMSPNSRPRSQPLAPSRDHSPLTSREIALKFRSRTDLYKIPVLTTVPLSKAVEQLSVKLKVPPSRILLLRRDIELPVHSTANELGLGIADIIDCVVIAADDKHESEQSGDMLTVRLQAKEKGSAQEYSLHKDAPLGSILSQYVSSMSVDARRKVRFQFDGSKVVHSQTPSQLDMEDGDVIEVWV, encoded by the exons ATGTTTATGCTAAGTTCTAACCAAGCCAGCCGCCCCCAACCGGCTGTTTTTGGGCCGATCAAACTAGACATGCTGAGTGAGATG AATTCTGACAGTGACAGCGACCTTGAGTCGACCGCCCCCGTGAAGCCTCAACCCAAACGGCGTCGTATCATCGACCCCTCGTCTATTACCACCGTGCCGATCTACTCGAACAAG GTGAACAGCAGCTTACAGCTGAATCCAACTCTCTTCGCCTGTGACGTTAACGCAG GTGACAATGCAGAGGAGGTCAGTTTGTGGGCCAAGTCTCCGCCCTCAAAGAAAAAGAAGCCAATCATCATTACCTTGAATGACTCAGAGGATGAGTCTGAGCCAGAGGACAAAGATCC ggtagaCATCCgttccccctctccacccccacctccaGGCAGCCCTTTTGTCAAAGTATCCAATCGGGCCAATCGAAAGATTCT AGAGATCAACAGAAAGCTAAAGGCTgtgggctctctcctctctcccgagGCCAAGGAGCGGTCTGGACGCCGCGGCTgccactcccctcctctcactgAGTACGACGATGATGACATCATCCTCATGTCCCCAAACTCCCGGCCCAGGAGCCAGCCCCTCGCCCCCTCCCGAGACCACAGCCCCCTGACATCCAGAGAGATCGCCCTCAAGTTCCGCAGCCGGACAGACCTCTACAAGATCCCTGTGTTAACT ACGGTGCCTCTGAGCAAAGCGGTGGAGCAGCTGTCAGTCAAGCTTAAAGTACCGCCCTCCCGCATCCTGTTACTGAGGAGAGACATAGAGCTTCCTGTCCACTCCACAGCCAATGAGCTGGGCCTGGGCATTGCTGACATCATAG ACTGTGTTGTCATAGCAGCAGATGATAAACACGAGTCTGAGCAAAGTGGTGACATGCTCACTGTGCGACTGCAGGCCAAGGAGAAAGGCTCAGCACAGGAATATTCCCTACACAAA GATGCCCCCCTGGGCTCCATTCTCTCCCAGTATGTGTCCAGTATGTCCGTGGATGCCAGACGCAAGGTGCGCTTCCAGTTTGACGGGTCAAAGGTCGTCCACAGCCAGACGCCCTCCCAGTTGGACATGGAGGACGGTGATGTCATTGAGGTGTGGGTGTAA
- the LOC139420978 gene encoding NFATC2-interacting protein isoform X1, with the protein MAEVNSDSDSDLESTAPVKPQPKRRRIIDPSSITTVPIYSNKVNSSLQLNPTLFACDVNAGDNAEEVSLWAKSPPSKKKKPIIITLNDSEDESEPEDKDPVDIRSPSPPPPPGSPFVKVSNRANRKILEINRKLKAVGSLLSPEAKERSGRRGCHSPPLTEYDDDDIILMSPNSRPRSQPLAPSRDHSPLTSREIALKFRSRTDLYKIPVLTTVPLSKAVEQLSVKLKVPPSRILLLRRDIELPVHSTANELGLGIADIIDCVVIAADDKHESEQSGDMLTVRLQAKEKGSAQEYSLHKDAPLGSILSQYVSSMSVDARRKVRFQFDGSKVVHSQTPSQLDMEDGDVIEVWV; encoded by the exons ATGGCTGAAGTG AATTCTGACAGTGACAGCGACCTTGAGTCGACCGCCCCCGTGAAGCCTCAACCCAAACGGCGTCGTATCATCGACCCCTCGTCTATTACCACCGTGCCGATCTACTCGAACAAG GTGAACAGCAGCTTACAGCTGAATCCAACTCTCTTCGCCTGTGACGTTAACGCAG GTGACAATGCAGAGGAGGTCAGTTTGTGGGCCAAGTCTCCGCCCTCAAAGAAAAAGAAGCCAATCATCATTACCTTGAATGACTCAGAGGATGAGTCTGAGCCAGAGGACAAAGATCC ggtagaCATCCgttccccctctccacccccacctccaGGCAGCCCTTTTGTCAAAGTATCCAATCGGGCCAATCGAAAGATTCT AGAGATCAACAGAAAGCTAAAGGCTgtgggctctctcctctctcccgagGCCAAGGAGCGGTCTGGACGCCGCGGCTgccactcccctcctctcactgAGTACGACGATGATGACATCATCCTCATGTCCCCAAACTCCCGGCCCAGGAGCCAGCCCCTCGCCCCCTCCCGAGACCACAGCCCCCTGACATCCAGAGAGATCGCCCTCAAGTTCCGCAGCCGGACAGACCTCTACAAGATCCCTGTGTTAACT ACGGTGCCTCTGAGCAAAGCGGTGGAGCAGCTGTCAGTCAAGCTTAAAGTACCGCCCTCCCGCATCCTGTTACTGAGGAGAGACATAGAGCTTCCTGTCCACTCCACAGCCAATGAGCTGGGCCTGGGCATTGCTGACATCATAG ACTGTGTTGTCATAGCAGCAGATGATAAACACGAGTCTGAGCAAAGTGGTGACATGCTCACTGTGCGACTGCAGGCCAAGGAGAAAGGCTCAGCACAGGAATATTCCCTACACAAA GATGCCCCCCTGGGCTCCATTCTCTCCCAGTATGTGTCCAGTATGTCCGTGGATGCCAGACGCAAGGTGCGCTTCCAGTTTGACGGGTCAAAGGTCGTCCACAGCCAGACGCCCTCCCAGTTGGACATGGAGGACGGTGATGTCATTGAGGTGTGGGTGTAA
- the LOC139420988 gene encoding SAGA-associated factor 29, with the protein MSADTKIAELLTELHQLIKQTQEERSRSEHNLLNIQKTHERMQTENKTSPYYRTKLRGLYTTARADAEAECSILRHALDKIAEIKSLLEERRIAAKMAGVNSDNDPPRKTMRRGVLMTLLQQSAMTLPLWIGKPGDSPPPLCGAMPASSDYVAKQGDKVAARVKAVDGDEQWILAEVVSYSHSANKYEVDDIDEEGKERHTLSRRRIIPLPQWKANPETDPEALFSKDQLVLALYPQTTCFYRALIHTHPHRPQDDYSVLFEDTSYADGYSPPLNVAQRYVVACKENKKK; encoded by the exons ATGTCGGCAGACACCAAAATCGCAGAGCTTTTAACAGAGCTCCATCAACTCATCAAGCAGACGCAG GAGGAGCGGTCGCGCAGTGAACACAACCTGCTCAACATCCAGAAAACACATGAGAGGATGCAGACTGAGAACAAGA CCTCCCCTTATTACCGGACTAAGCTGAGGGGACTCTACACCACAGCCAGAGCAGACGCTGAGGCAGAGTGCAG tatTCTTCGTCATGCCCTCGACAAAATTGCAGAGATCAAATCCTTATTGGAGGAGAGGCGAATAG cggCTAAGATGGCAGGGGTGAACAGCGACAATGACCCCCCCAGGAAGACCATGCGGAGGGGGGTGCTGATGACACTGCTCCAACAGTCAGCCATGACGCTCCCGCTGTGGATCGGCAAGCCAGGAGACAG tcctCCTCCCCTGTGTGGGGCGATGCCAGCCAGCAGTGACTACGTGGCCAAGCAGGGGGACAAGGTGGCAGCGCGGGTCAAGGCCGTGGACGGAGACGAACAGTGGATCCTGGCCGAGGTGGTCAGCTACAGCCACTCCGCCAACAA GTACGAAGTGGATGACATTGATGAGGAAGGAAAAGA gagACACACCCTGAGCAGGCGGCGTATCATCCCCCTGCCCCAGTGGAAGGCCAACCCAGAGACGGACCCGGAGGCCCTGTTCAGTAAAGACCAGCTGGTGCTGGCCCTCTACCCCCAGACCACCTGCTTCTACAGAGCCctcatccacacacacccacaccgg cCCCAGGACGACTACTCAGTGCTGTTTGAGGACACGTCGTATGCAGACGGCTACTCCCCGCCCCTCAACGTAGCTCAGAGATACGTGGTGGCCTGCAAAGAGAACAAAAAGAAGtaa